One window from the genome of Cricetulus griseus strain 17A/GY chromosome 2, alternate assembly CriGri-PICRH-1.0, whole genome shotgun sequence encodes:
- the Zbtb24 gene encoding zinc finger and BTB domain-containing protein 24 isoform X2 — protein sequence MAETTPETSGQLVVHADTHSDTVLASLEDQRKRGFLCDITLIVENVHFRAHKALLAASSEYFSMMFAEEGEIGQSIYMLEGMVADTFGILLEFIYTGYLHASEKTTEQILATAQFLKVYDLIKAYTDFQTNHSSSKPTALNGTGTPVVVISNKKNDPLKRKRGRPRKGNSIQEGKSELAAEEEMQLRVNNSVQNRQNFVDKEGDGVELSEQMPKEKESEPTGEPGRVEEMLAEKDENCDPKALDGQDSLSRYSKRRIRRSVKLKDYKLLGDEDDQCSVKRTCGRKKRASGPEAQCKDCGKVFKYNHFLAIHQRRHTGERPFKCNECGKGFAQKHSLQVHTRMHTGERPYTCTVCSKALTTKHSLLEHMSLHSGQKSFTCDQCGKYFSQKRQLKSHYRVHTVL from the exons ATGGCAGAGACAACACCAGAGACTTCTGGGCAGCTTGTTGTGCACGCAGACACTCACAGTGACACTGTCCTGGCTAGCCTTGAGGACCAGAGGAAAAGAGGCTTTCTTTGTGATATTACTTTAATCGTGGAGAATGTGCATTTCCGAGCCCACAAAGCCTTACTTGCTGCCAGCAGCGAGTATTTCTCGATGATGTTTGCGGAGGAGGGCGAGATTGGCCAGTCTATTTATATGTTGGAAGGCATGGTTGCAGACACCTTTGGGATCCTGCTGGAATTTATCTATACAGGTTATCTACATGCCAGCGAGAAAACTACAGAACAGATCCTGGCTACTGCGCAATTCTTAAAAGTCTATGATCTGATAAAGGCTTACACAGATTTCCAGACTAACCACAGCTCGTCAAAGCCAACGGCTTTGAATGGCACTGGTACTCCAGTAGTTGTTATTTCTAATAAGAAGAATGATCCTCTAAAACGGAAACGGGGAAGACCGAGAAAAGGCAATAGTATACAGGAGGGGAAATCAGAACTAGCTGCAGAGGAAGAAATGCAGCTAAGAGTGAACAATTCAGTTCAGAACAGACAAAACTTTGTGGATAAAGAAGGAGACGGTGTGGAACTGAGTGAACAAATGCCAAAAGAAAAGGAATCTGAGCCCACTGGTGAGCCAGGTAGAGTGGAGGAGATGCTTGCTGAAAAGGATGAGAACTGTGACCCCAAGGCTCTGGACGGACAGGATAGCCTGAGTAGGTACAGCAAACGGAGGATTCGAAGGTCAGTCAAGCTTAAAGATTACAAACTCCTTGGAGATGAAGATGACCAGTGTTCCGTCAAGAGGACATGTGGAAGGAAAAAGCGTGCCAGTGGTCCTGAGGCCCAGTGTAAAGACTGTGGCAAAGTCTTTAAGTATAATCACTTTTTAGCAATCCACCAGAGACGCCACACTG GGGAACGACCCTTCAAATGTAATGAGTGTGGGAAGGGCTTTGCCCAGAAGCACTCCTTGCAGGTCCACACCAGGATGCATACAGGGGAGCGGCCGTACACCTGCACCGTGTGCAGCAAGGCACTGACCACCAAGCACTCACTGCTGGAGCACATGAGCCTGCACTCAG GGCAGAAGTCTTTTACCTGTGACCAGTGTGGAAAATATTTCAGCCAGAAAAGACAGCTAAAGAGCCATTATCGAGTCCATACAG TGCTTTAA